Below is a genomic region from Bacteroidota bacterium.
ATTTATTATAAATTACTGGCATTTGCCCTTTCCACTTGTGCCATAAGTCATCGTCGACAATAATCTTAGCCATAAAATGTCCAACATTTATTCGGCTTGTTTTGCCAGGATTAAACATGGCACTCCTTATTGGTGAAGCATGTGCCTCATATTCGCTTATGATATCTTCATTAATCAGGGTATCTGGTCGAACAGCAATCCATTGAATCCATTTATTATTTTGTCCAATATCCACCCTTAGCACGTCTGCTGCTTTTTCGTTGTCTAATTGCGGTGGGACAAGTAAACGAATCAAGCTCATCACTAATTTTTGTCCGATCGAGATGCGTTCTTTTAAATCTCTGTTCCTGTTAGCAGTTGTATTCATCAGCACAAGTCTGATTGGGATATCTGGTGAATTCTTCTGAATTGCATCAATAAGCAATCTAATGGCATCGCTTACTAAAAACCTGGGTTTTCCGAATATTCCTTTCATATTTATATTATGACCAAGGCAAGAAGCGACTGACTGACAATCATTCATATAGCTTGTCATTTCGCTTACACTTATCTTTGAGATAGTAGCTTTGATTATTGTTATATTGTCATTAATCTTCCAATTGTCAGGTATTTCTCCGGTCGGACGTACAATGACCTTGACTTTTTGCCCCATATTCAACAATTGTTCTACCAACTGTTTACCGGTTGCGCCAGTTGCGCCTAATACTAATGTTGTCATATTGATAATTTATTTCGCATAAAGTTTTTCAATCTGTTTATTTTATATACTCAGGACCTTCATATTCTATCAAAACTATTGTTTATATTCTTCCATTTATTAATTATTTCCTAACCAACAATCATGGAATTATTTAAAATCTGATCCCTATATAGATATTTGGTTCAAACAGGAAATAATTATTCCATCCCTTTTCTATTTCTTTAAAAGACGAGGGAGTATTTGTATCAATTGGCCAATAATTGCAATGAATTTGTGGTTCAATATACATTCTGTTCTTAAATAGTGGGAAATGGTAGCCCAGGTGATAAGTAGTGTATAGTTTGAAACCCTTCCCAATTTTATTTTCATTTACATCCAGATATGTTTTTAATTGTGGCAGTATTTCTACTGTTGCAAATAACCCCCTCCAAAGTAAGCGCTGATAAGTAAGGCCGATTCCAGATTCTCTCAATCTGCCTGGATAGTTATTACTTTCATCAAACTTAAGTTGTTCCTTCATGGGCATACCCATAGGAGCATACATTTTCCATGTGGCTACTTTGATGCCAATTTTATCTTTAGGGCTAAGTCGATAGCCAAAATGAAACTCGTAATGCTGTGTATTGGTTTTTTCCTCACCAAAATTGAGGAAGGAATGATAAGCAGTACCTGCTGAGAATTTGTTGTTAGGTACTGGATCTTTTATAGAAGCTTTAACTGCTTGAATTTGACTAAATGCCTGTACGAAGAGTAAGCTTATAAAGATTGCTGCTGATATTTTTTTGAAGTTCATAATTTTGAATTTTAAATTAAACATTTGTTTAGATTCAAAATTACGGCACTATGCTGGTTGGTTACGTTGACTTAAGTTAAGAAACACGAAGAAGGTAAAACTATTCTTGATTCATTATTCGTTTTCGAATCCGACTTAATGATTCTGGCTTAATACCTAAATAGCTTGCTATTTGATGCTGGGGAGCTCTCTGTATTAAATCCGGCCGGTTTTTTAGCAAACTCAGATATCTCTCTTCGGGCGAAGCCATCTTATATTCGGCAAATGTATTCTGAGTATTTGCCATGATAGCTTCTCCTAAAGCACGGTTTAATGATTCTATCTGAGGGAATTTCTGATATATCTCGGCTTCCAATTCGGGAGTACCCACTCCTGCAATGGTATCTTCAGTGCACTCAATATAGTAGTGTGAGGGGGTTTTATTTCCATATGCAGAAGGTACAACAGCTTGTTCTTCTGTATAGAATTCTGTTGTTTTTTCTTCTCCATCTTTAAGATAGTAGCTTCTAATACACCCTTTAAT
It encodes:
- a CDS encoding Crp/Fnr family transcriptional regulator, translated to MENEIFEYLSKYIPITQELEEELSKIEFIKRFVKETILLEEGKISKECFFIIKGCIRSYYLKDGEEKTTEFYTEEQAVVPSAYGNKTPSHYYIECTEDTIAGVGTPELEAEIYQKFPQIESLNRALGEAIMANTQNTFAEYKMASPEERYLSLLKNRPDLIQRAPQHQIASYLGIKPESLSRIRKRIMNQE
- a CDS encoding NAD(P)H-binding protein, translating into MTTLVLGATGATGKQLVEQLLNMGQKVKVIVRPTGEIPDNWKINDNITIIKATISKISVSEMTSYMNDCQSVASCLGHNINMKGIFGKPRFLVSDAIRLLIDAIQKNSPDIPIRLVLMNTTANRNRDLKERISIGQKLVMSLIRLLVPPQLDNEKAADVLRVDIGQNNKWIQWIAVRPDTLINEDIISEYEAHASPIRSAMFNPGKTSRINVGHFMAKIIVDDDLWHKWKGQMPVIYNK